Proteins found in one Hypomesus transpacificus isolate Combined female chromosome 20, fHypTra1, whole genome shotgun sequence genomic segment:
- the arhgap32b gene encoding rho GTPase-activating protein 32 isoform X3, which yields MLSAVNLVYRDLVDVLQTTPTNLSLRIRVPVRTQCHVSKKHGKLITFLRSFMKSRPSKQKLKQRGILRERVFGCDLGEHLLNSAHDVPQVLRSCTEFIQKHGVVDGIYRLSGIASNIQKLRHEFDSEQIPDLTKDVYLQDIHCVGSLCKLYFRELPNPLLTYQLYEKFSEAVSAATDDERLIKIHDVIQQLPPPHYRTLEFLMRHLSHLATFSYITNMHSKNLAIVWAPNLLRSKQIESACFSGTAAFMEVRIQSVVVEFILNHVDVLFSPKLSSLIREGAGHNSLSRPKSLLVSSPSTKLLTLEEAQARTQAQINSPVTADSKYIEVGEGPAALQGRFHTVIQFPSERKRPSSRKSPVSSWRSFFTLGKASSMSKRKLQRNPSVPTELKAMALTGGRADSGTLRSAKSEESLTSLHNVEGESRMYRPRRPRSSSDALSASFNGDLLDSRHHCNSYDNLTPGESDGDDGPMRVPVLISPPRSAGDDVDLSPPDIGMASLDFDPMSFQCSLASPSLPLAPSLPLAPSLPLASPRALSGEGAGLTSGSSHNTERLSPTLFSKFTNPFPALSSGSGDKPCSSKLSSSYSYSEKPVQAVSPIKSGQSASSPLSAPELFSVECSGQCAPGAGLPLPSPPGPRDSPSMECLFLRPEEPSLSQAFQMELDWKLRAMDGPDRQGVLADEGDKSAAVPSEHLGSTAVHGPAPRSPLLPAPPTTQSSVCRLVQEASALVPRTREPPEGPPLPPPAPESEGCPSGSHPHTPLIEETQSRVALPPTSSAPSSPHLAPPAGMQEPLGGARTPSTPPGPSQGMDVPPGVTPPPQKTPASPPAQRTPASPPAQRTPAQREPAALCPAPPPGSGPAPPPGSAPGSPPAVLPQSPTQFQVPDEAELPRPREPLQPQPPTEVLLAIQHQVHTQPQPYPQPHKQPYPQPQPTTRGASAPSVDEPVVKKPWDTIRPVQPEARPPLGPPPAPPVRSIESRLATAALSQTEASHAANFPSLPVEAPGPAAHQHPRKPASLQAAYLYHHSQGDALPSASEAFFQQRGLVAQPSSVYHHRPDTGPPRLSYASKTEPQIPYSARDVHYSTLGPRRHPQAARGPPRREYASPGPGHRGQACCPADGAHVYPSLRRVHSLHAPPSLLPLPPQRSHAPLDEELLFYRRPVYSCPAFQPPQADYHVTQLQPYFENGRVQYRYSPYSGPSPLDAPFYDMDPYGTVRLRHTHSFGGRDGPGRVGSKAGGYHFLSRHAPPPGQEHGFVSRDMPPGRGSKVYVSWDPEEREQLGRLSLHRDSRPRQRVKAPVMSQYDNVGLFLPSDVSGYDSLHLRSKSDPGDGMLLAAEGGEGRRPPRQLPPDPAVLLYLETEKLCQGNQGNGTAKHSSSRTCRASHQAPPPAHSMANQQESSRREVEDSRAGGSRWLEPSEARSLQPRYETELDGLPSRVKTLSGHPTSAPPPAPPPRPDRSLSGTREPQHYSQIPPDADRDYSYQRLSTMTVQSHYDNIDDFSPGLQPPSGQPSFPSGPQPPSGQPPQPSFTAPSRAYSTALGQGAFLPEQRLQRPDTQIHAE from the exons ATGCTCTCTGCTGTAAACCTGGTCTATAGAGACCTGGTGGATGTGTTACAAACCACACCTACTAACCTTTCATTACGGATAAGGGTCCCTGTTAGGACACAATGCCACG TGTCTAAGAAACACGGGAAGCTGATCACGTTCCTGCGCAGCTTCATGAAGTCCCGGCCGTCCAAGCAGAAGCTGAAGCAGCGTGGCAtcctgagggagagggtgttTGGCTGTGACCTGGGAGAACACCTTCTCAACTCAGCCCATGATG TCCCTCAGGTGCTCAGGAGCTGCACAGAGTTCATCCAGAAGCACGGCGTAGTGGACGGGATCTACCGCCTGTCTGGGATCGCTTCCAACATCCAGAAACTACG GCATGAGTTTGACTCAGAGCAGATCCCTGACCTGACCAAAGATGTGTACCTGCAGGACATCCACTGTGTTGGCTCGCTGTGCAAGCTGTACTTCAGAGAGCTGCCCAACCCCCTGCTTACATACCAGCTCTACGAGAAGTTCTCG gagGCTGTGTCAGCAGCCACAGATGACGAACGACTCATCAAAATCCATGATGTCATCCAGCAGCTGCCTCCGCCGCATTACAG GACGCTGGAGTTCCTCATGAGGCACCTGTCCCACCTTGCAACCTTCAGCTACATCACCAACATGCACAGCAAGAACCTAGCCATCGTCTGGGCTCCTAACCTGCTGAG GTCCAAACAGATTGAGTCTGCCTGCTTCAGTGGGACGGCTGCTTTCATGGAGGTCAGGATCCAGTCTGTGGTGGTGGAGTTCATCCTCAACCATGTGGATGTGCTGTTCAGCCCCAAACTCAGCTCTCTCATACGAGAGGGTGCAG GCCACAACTCGTTGTCCCGTCCCAAGTCCCTCCTGGTGTCGTCCCCCTCCACTAAGCTGCTGACCCTGGAGGAAGCACAGGCACGGACCCAGGCACAGATCAACTCCCCTGTCACGGCCGACAGCAAGTACATCGAAGTGGGGGAGGGCCCTGCCGCACTGCAGGGCAGATTCCACACCGTCATCCAGTTCCCTAGCGAAAG GAAGCGGCCCTCCAGCAGGAAGTCTCCTGTGAGCAGCTGGCGATCGTTCTTCACACTGGGCAAGGCTTCCTCCATGTCCAAACGCAAGCTGCAGCGCAACCCCAGCGTGCCAACGGAGCTGAAGGCCATGGCTCTAACag GTGGCAGAGCAGACTCAGGGACACTCCGCTCAGCTAAGAGTGAGGAGTCTCTCACTTCTCTACACAACGTGGAAG GCGAGTCGAGGATGTACCGTCCTCGGCGCCCTCGCTCCAGCAGTGATGCCCTCTCAGCCTCCTTCAACGGCGATCTCCTGGACAGCCGGCATCACTGCAACTCGTACGACAACCTGACCCCCGGGGAGAGTGATGGAGACGACGGGCCCATGCGGGTCCCAGTGCTCATCTCCCCCCCGCGCTCCGCAGGCGACGACGTTGACCTCAGCCCCCCCGATATTGGCATGGCCTCGCTGGACTTTGACCCCATGTCCTTCCAGTgcagcctggcctccccctccctccccctggccccctccctccccctggccccctccctccccctggcctcccccaggGCCCTGTCTGGGGAGGGGGCCGGTCTGACAAGTGGCAGCAGCCACAACACAGAGCGGCTCTCTCCAACCCTCTTCAGCAAGTTCACCAACCCCTTCCCAGCCCTGAGCTCAGGCTCTGGAGATAAGCCTTGCAGCAGCAAGCTGAGCAGCTCGTATTCCTACTCAGAGAAACCCGTCCAGGCCGTCTCCCCCATTAAGAGTGGACAGTCTGCCAGCTCTCCTCTGAGCGCTCCAGAGCTGTTTAGCGTGGAATGTTCCGGTCAGTGTGCTCCGGGCGCCGGTCTCCCCCTGCCTTCCCCCCCCGGACCCAGGGACTCTCCCAGCATGGAGTGTCTGTTCCTGAGGCCAGAAGAGCCCTCTCTGAGCCAAGCCTTCCAGATGGAGCTGGACTGGAAGCTGAGAGCCATGGATGGCCCAGACAGGCAGGGCGTCCTGGCGGACGAGGGGGACAAATCAGCTGCTGTCCCCTCGGAGCATCTAG GATCCACAGCTGTCCACGGCCCCGCCCCCagatcacccctcctccctgcccctcccactACCCAGAGCTCTGTCTGCAGGCTGGTCCAGGAGGCCTCTGCTCTGGTTCCCAGGACCCGGGAGCCCCCAGaagggccccccctccccccgccggCCCCAGAGTCCGAGGGCTGTCCATCTGGctcacacccccacacccctctcatTGAGGAAACGCAATCCAGAGTTGCtctgccccccacctcctccgccccctcctctccccatctcgcCCCCCCTGCTGGCATGCAGGAGCCCCTTGGGGGGGCCaggaccccctccaccccacccggaCCCAGCCAGGGCATGGACGTTCCTCCTGGTGTGACTCCCCCTCCCCAGAAGACCCCCGCCAGCCCCCCCGCCCAGAGGACCCCCGCCAGCCCCCCCGCCCAGAGGACCCCCGCCCAGAGGGAGCCAGCggctctgtgtcctgctcctcctcctggctccggtcctgctcctcctcctggctccGCCCCAGGGAGCCCTCCTGCTGTGCTGCCCCAGTCTCCCACTCAG TTTCAGGTCCCTGATGAGGCGGAGCTGCCTAGACCCCGCGAGCCTCTACAGCCTCAGCCTCCAACAGAGGTTCTGCTGGCCATACAGCATCAGGTGCATACACAGCCTCAGCCTTATCCCCAGCCTCACAAACAGCCTtatccccagcctcagcctacCACCAGAGGGGCCTCTGCCCCCTCCGTAGACGAGCCTGTGGTGAAAAAGCCTTGGGACACCATCAGACCAGTCCAGCCTGAGGCCCGGCCCCCGCTcggcccccctcctgccccccctgttCGCTCCATCGAGAGCAGACTGGCCACTGCAGCTCTTAGCCAGACGGAGGCCAGCCACGCTGCTAACTTCCCCAGCCTGCCGGTGGAGGCCCCTGGCCCCGCAGCCCACCAGCACCCTCGcaagcctgcctccctccaggccGCCTACCTGTACCACCACAGCCAGGGTGATGCCCTGCCTTCTGCCAGCGAGGCCTTCTTCCAGCAGCGGGGGCTGGTGGCCCAGCCCTCCTCGGTATACCACCACAGGCCCGACACTGGCCCTCCTCGCCTCTCCTACGCATCTAAGACTGAGCCTCAGATACCTTACAGCGCCCGCGACGTCCACTACAGCACCCTGGGCCCCCGCCGCCACCCCCAGGCTGCCAGGGGCCCCCCCAGGAGGGAGTACGCCTCTCCGGGGCCGGGGCACCGCGGCCAGGCCTGCTGCCCTGCGGACGGGGCCCACGTGTACCCTAGCCTCCGCCGAGTGCACTCGCTGCATGCACCCCCCAGCctgcttcccctcccccctcagaggAGCCACGCCCCCCTGGACGAGGAGCTGCTGTTCTACCGGCGCCCCGTCTACAGCTGCCCCGCCTTCCAGCCTCCGCAGGCAGACTACCACGTCACCCAGCTGCAGCCCTACTTTGAGAACGGCCGGGTCCAGTACCGCTACAGCCCCTACTCTGGCCCCAGCCCTCTGGACGCACCCTTTTACGACATGGACCCCTATGGCACGGTCCGcctgcgacacacacactcctttggCGGCAGGGACGGCCCCGGCCGGGTGGGCAGCAAGGCCGGGGGGTACCACTTCCTGTCCCGCCACGCCCCGCCCCCGGGCCAAGAGCACGGCTTTGTGAGCAGGGACATGCCCCCCGGGCGGGGCTCCAAGGTGTACGTCTCCTGGGACCCTGAGGAGCGGGAGCAGCTTGGCAGGCTCTCGCTGCACAGGGACAGCCGTCCTCGGCAGAGGGTGAAGGCTCCGGTCATGTCCCAGTACGACAACGTGGGCCTGTTCCTGCCCTCCGATGTGTCTGGCTACGACTCACTGCACCTACGCAGTAAATCTGACCCCGGCGATGGCATGCTGTTGGCTGCCGAGGGCGGTGAGGGCCGGCGCCCCCCCAGACAGCTGCCCCCAGACCCAGCGGTGCTCCTGTACCTGGAGACGGAGAAACTCTGCCAGGGTAACCAGGGCAACGGGACGGCCAAGCACAGCAGCTCCAGGACCTGCCGAGCCTCACaccaagccccacccccggCCCACAGCATGGCCAATCAGCAGGAGTCTAGCCGGCGTGAGGTGGAGGACAGTAGAGCTGGAGGCAGCAGGTGGCTGGAGCCCTCAGAGGCCAGGAGCCTCCAGCCTCGATATGAGACTGAGCTGGACGGCCTCCCCAGCAGGGTGAAAACCTTGAGTGGCCATCCCACTTctgccccgccccccgccccacccccgaGGCCAGACAGGTCCCTCAGCGGTACTCGGGAGCCACAGCACTACAGCCAAATCCCTCCTGATGCAGACCGGGACTACTCCTACCAGAGACTCAGCACCATGACCGTCCAGTCCCACTACGACAACATAGATGACTTCTCCCctggcctccagcccccctccggCCAGCCCAGCTTCCCCTCTggaccccagcccccctccggccagcccccccagcccagcttcaCGGCCCCCAGCAGGGCTTACTCTACGGCCCTGGGCCAGGGGGCCTTCCTCCCGGAGCAGAGGCTGCAGAGGCCAGATACACAAATACACGCTGAATGA